In Acidobacteriota bacterium, one genomic interval encodes:
- the eno gene encoding phosphopyruvate hydratase translates to MQRESGRIHDIVAREVLDSRGNPTVEVDVVLDSGVVGRAMVPSGASTGVREALELRDRTKKRYGGKGVQKAIRHIHDTIAPALVGLEVHHQVFIDSTMLELDGTENKSKLGANATLGVSMAVAHAAADSTGTPLYRYLGGCHARDLPVPMMNVLNGGAHADNNVDVQEFMVVPVGASTFCEALRCGVEIYHALKAVLKKAGLSTAVGDEGGFAPNLKSNEQALEVLCQAIQKAGYKTGKDVVLALDVAASELYARGRYTLAAEKKPNKSREELVKIYESWARRYPIASIEDGMAEGDWKGWKLLTDAIGDHVQIVGDDLFVTNETILAEGIRKGVANSILIKLNQIGTVTETLNTIHRALRASYTCVVSHRSGETEDSTIADLAVALNLGQIKTGAPARGERTAKYNQLIRIEEELGDDARYPAASVFPNFNWKRR, encoded by the coding sequence ATGCAAAGAGAGAGCGGAAGGATCCACGACATTGTCGCCCGGGAGGTCCTGGACTCCCGCGGTAACCCCACCGTAGAGGTCGATGTCGTCCTCGATAGTGGCGTTGTCGGACGCGCGATGGTCCCCTCGGGCGCATCGACGGGTGTCAGAGAAGCCCTCGAACTTCGTGACCGCACGAAGAAACGTTACGGAGGCAAGGGCGTCCAGAAAGCCATCCGTCACATCCACGACACGATCGCGCCGGCCCTCGTCGGTCTCGAGGTTCACCATCAGGTGTTCATCGATTCCACGATGCTCGAGTTGGACGGCACGGAGAACAAGTCGAAGCTGGGTGCCAACGCGACACTCGGCGTGTCGATGGCCGTGGCTCACGCCGCAGCGGATTCTACGGGTACGCCGCTCTATCGCTACCTGGGTGGCTGTCACGCGCGGGACCTTCCGGTTCCGATGATGAACGTGCTGAACGGCGGCGCTCATGCCGACAACAACGTCGATGTGCAGGAGTTCATGGTCGTTCCCGTGGGCGCTTCCACATTCTGCGAGGCGTTGCGTTGCGGTGTGGAGATCTACCACGCGCTCAAGGCGGTGTTGAAGAAGGCCGGTCTCAGCACGGCCGTCGGCGACGAGGGCGGTTTCGCGCCCAACCTGAAGAGTAACGAGCAGGCACTGGAGGTGCTCTGTCAGGCCATTCAGAAGGCCGGCTACAAGACCGGTAAGGATGTCGTGCTGGCGCTGGACGTTGCGGCGTCCGAACTCTACGCACGGGGGCGGTACACGCTGGCCGCCGAGAAGAAGCCGAACAAGAGTCGCGAGGAGCTGGTCAAGATCTACGAGTCGTGGGCCCGACGTTACCCGATCGCCTCCATCGAAGATGGGATGGCGGAGGGGGACTGGAAGGGCTGGAAGCTGCTGACCGACGCGATCGGTGATCACGTTCAGATCGTCGGCGACGACCTCTTCGTCACCAACGAGACCATTCTCGCCGAGGGGATTCGCAAGGGCGTCGCCAACAGCATCCTGATCAAGCTGAATCAGATCGGTACGGTCACGGAGACGTTGAACACGATTCATCGCGCGTTGCGGGCTAGTTATACCTGCGTCGTCTCCCACCGTAGCGGCGAGACCGAGGACAGCACGATCGCCGACCTGGCGGTCGCTCTCAATCTCGGACAGATCAAGACCGGCGCGCCGGCCCGCGGCGAGCGGACCGCCAAGTACAACCAACTCATTCGCATCGAGGAGGAGTTGGGGGACGACGCACGTTATCCGGCGGCCTCGGTGTTCCCGAATTTCAACTGGAAGCGACGTTAG
- a CDS encoding S9 family peptidase, with the protein MNRVRQPIGLILTFIMLGVLAVSCEQKDKGVSWGAPPEGLEPPVATEIAKELEIHGDVRQDEYYWMNDREDPEVISYLEAENAYTESMTAHTESLRETLFDEIKGRIKQDDSSVPVLENGYFSYRRYEDGKDYPIYCRKQGSLEADEEIVLDVNEFVVAQDDYLGVSGVQVTSDGKLLAYAIDRVGRRIYDIHFRNLETGEEFSDVIEDASSNVSWAEDGKTLFYGRKDLQTLRSFQIYRHTLGTPAADDVLVYQEDDDTFGSYVFKTKSKRYMMIVSQQTLSSEYRFVDATNPTGEFSVFLPRERNHEYGIDHYGDSFYIRTNHGAKNFRLMKTSTDATALKNWTEVLPHRDDVLLEDFEIFSDFLVVAERQEGLVQLRIRPWDGSDEHYLDFGQEAYLAYTTGNRSFETSTLRYGYTSMTVPNSVYDYDMVSREKTLLKQDEVLGGYDSDDYVTQRRWATAQDGVKVPVSIVFHKDTKLDGSSALLLYGYGSYGNTIDATFSASRLSLLERGFIYAIAHVRGGEELGRQWYENGKLFHKKNTFTDFIDVAEYLKTEKYADPAHIYAYGGSAGGLLMGAVVNMRGDLFDGVIAAVPFVDVVTTMLDDSIPLTTSEYDEWGNPNDKAYYDYILSYSPYDNVAESAYPHMLVTTGLHDSQVQYWEPAKWVARLRKLKSDDNRLMMKTNMEAGHGGASARDERYKEIAFRWAFLLDLARS; encoded by the coding sequence ATGAATAGAGTCCGCCAACCCATCGGTCTTATCTTGACCTTCATCATGTTGGGAGTTTTAGCCGTGTCGTGTGAGCAAAAGGACAAGGGAGTTTCGTGGGGCGCGCCGCCCGAGGGGCTGGAGCCGCCGGTGGCGACGGAGATCGCGAAAGAGCTCGAGATCCACGGGGACGTCCGCCAGGACGAGTACTACTGGATGAACGACCGCGAGGACCCGGAAGTCATCTCCTACCTCGAAGCCGAGAACGCCTACACGGAATCGATGACGGCCCACACCGAGTCGCTCCGCGAGACGCTGTTCGATGAGATCAAGGGTCGCATCAAGCAGGACGACAGCTCCGTGCCGGTCCTCGAGAACGGCTACTTCTCTTATCGTCGCTACGAAGACGGCAAGGACTACCCGATCTACTGTCGTAAGCAGGGCTCTCTGGAAGCGGACGAAGAGATCGTCCTCGACGTGAACGAGTTCGTCGTGGCCCAGGACGACTACCTGGGCGTCAGTGGGGTCCAGGTGACGTCCGACGGAAAGCTGCTGGCTTACGCGATCGATCGCGTGGGGCGGCGAATCTATGACATTCATTTCCGAAACCTCGAGACGGGCGAGGAGTTCAGCGACGTCATCGAGGACGCCAGTTCGAACGTGTCCTGGGCCGAGGATGGCAAGACGCTGTTCTACGGCCGCAAGGACCTGCAGACGCTTCGTTCGTTCCAGATCTACCGTCATACGCTTGGAACACCCGCCGCTGACGATGTTCTGGTCTATCAGGAAGACGATGACACGTTCGGTAGCTACGTCTTCAAGACGAAGTCCAAACGCTACATGATGATCGTGTCGCAGCAGACCCTGTCGTCGGAGTACCGATTCGTCGATGCGACCAACCCGACTGGAGAGTTCTCCGTCTTCCTTCCGCGTGAGCGAAACCACGAGTACGGTATCGATCACTACGGCGACTCGTTCTACATCCGGACCAATCACGGGGCAAAAAACTTCCGCCTGATGAAGACCTCAACCGATGCGACCGCCCTCAAGAACTGGACCGAGGTCCTGCCGCATCGTGATGACGTCCTCCTCGAGGACTTCGAGATCTTCTCCGACTTCCTGGTCGTCGCCGAGAGGCAAGAGGGTTTGGTGCAGTTGCGCATCCGTCCGTGGGACGGCAGCGACGAGCACTACCTGGATTTCGGTCAGGAGGCCTACCTGGCCTACACGACGGGCAACCGCTCCTTCGAGACGTCCACGCTTCGCTACGGCTATACGTCGATGACGGTGCCGAACTCGGTCTACGACTATGACATGGTCAGCCGAGAGAAGACGCTGTTGAAACAGGACGAGGTCCTCGGTGGCTACGACTCCGATGACTACGTGACGCAACGACGCTGGGCGACCGCGCAGGATGGTGTCAAAGTCCCGGTGTCGATCGTCTTCCACAAGGACACCAAGCTCGACGGCAGCTCGGCGCTGCTGCTCTACGGGTACGGCTCGTACGGCAACACGATCGACGCGACGTTCAGTGCCTCGCGACTCAGCCTGTTGGAGCGTGGGTTCATCTACGCGATCGCTCACGTCCGTGGTGGCGAGGAGCTGGGTCGCCAGTGGTACGAGAACGGCAAGCTGTTCCACAAGAAGAACACCTTCACCGACTTCATCGATGTAGCCGAATACCTGAAGACCGAGAAGTATGCGGACCCGGCACACATCTACGCCTACGGCGGTAGCGCCGGTGGACTGCTGATGGGAGCCGTGGTCAACATGCGAGGGGACCTGTTCGACGGTGTCATCGCGGCGGTGCCCTTCGTCGATGTCGTCACGACCATGCTCGACGATTCGATTCCGCTGACCACGAGCGAGTACGACGAGTGGGGGAACCCCAACGACAAGGCGTACTACGACTACATCCTTTCCTACTCGCCGTATGACAACGTCGCCGAGAGTGCCTACCCCCACATGCTCGTGACCACCGGTCTGCACGACTCGCAGGTCCAGTACTGGGAGCCGGCCAAGTGGGTCGCGCGACTCCGTAAACTGAAATCCGACGACAACCGACTGATGATGAAGACCAACATGGAAGCCGGTCACGGTGGCGCGTCGGCCCGCGACGAGCGTTACAAAGAGATCGCGTTCCGTTGGGCGTTCCTGCTGGATCTGGCCAGGAGCTAG
- the moaC gene encoding cyclic pyranopterin monophosphate synthase MoaC, producing the protein MDEKLTHVDKDGRARMVDVGDKPVTRRVAIAEGRVSMSAEAFRQLEENRLAKGDALAVARLAGIQAAKRTSDWVPLCHSIPLNEVVVDFVLDADTSAVVVTGRASADWTTGVEMEALVAVSAACLAIYDMTKAVDRGVEIGGVHLLEKSGGRSGHWTRSPL; encoded by the coding sequence GTGGATGAGAAACTGACCCACGTGGACAAGGACGGGCGAGCCCGCATGGTGGACGTCGGCGATAAGCCGGTGACCCGTCGAGTGGCGATCGCCGAGGGTCGGGTCTCCATGTCCGCCGAGGCGTTTCGGCAGCTCGAGGAGAATCGGCTGGCCAAGGGGGACGCCCTGGCCGTGGCCCGACTTGCGGGGATCCAGGCGGCCAAGCGAACGTCCGACTGGGTGCCGTTGTGCCACAGCATCCCGCTGAACGAGGTCGTCGTCGACTTCGTTCTGGATGCCGACACCTCTGCCGTGGTCGTGACCGGCCGTGCCAGCGCGGACTGGACGACCGGTGTGGAGATGGAGGCCCTTGTCGCGGTGAGTGCGGCCTGTCTTGCGATCTACGACATGACGAAGGCGGTGGATCGCGGGGTCGAGATCGGCGGCGTGCACCTACTAGAGAAGAGCGGCGGCCGAAGCGGCCACTGGACACGGTCGCCGCTGTAA
- the msrB gene encoding peptide-methionine (R)-S-oxide reductase MsrB has protein sequence MSNKTPPTDVDLRGKLTDDQYRITRQSGTEPAFSGCFWDHKGDGHYHCVCCGERLFDSRTKYDSGSGWPSFYESVTNSPVETHSDASHGMLRTEARCNHCDAHLGHVFDDGPAPTGKRFCINSASLEFREREDPDSETGTS, from the coding sequence ATGAGCAACAAGACCCCACCCACCGACGTCGATCTCCGCGGCAAACTGACCGACGACCAGTACCGCATCACCCGCCAGTCCGGAACCGAGCCGGCCTTCAGCGGTTGCTTCTGGGACCACAAGGGCGACGGCCACTACCACTGCGTCTGCTGTGGCGAGCGTCTCTTCGACTCCCGCACCAAGTACGACTCCGGCAGCGGATGGCCAAGCTTCTACGAGTCCGTGACAAACTCTCCCGTCGAGACCCACAGCGACGCCAGCCACGGCATGCTGCGCACCGAGGCCCGTTGCAACCACTGCGACGCCCATCTCGGTCATGTCTTCGACGACGGCCCAGCCCCTACCGGCAAGCGCTTCTGCATCAACTCCGCCTCGCTCGAGTTTCGGGAGCGGGAAGACCCGGACTCGGAAACCGGCACTTCGTAA
- a CDS encoding TraB/GumN family protein: MVRVLDLDGRRIVLVGTAHVSRESTELVRKVIDAERPDRVCVELDEQRYQALSKRKKWESLDLKQLIRQKQMSTLLVNLLLASFQKKLGDELGVPPGTELLEATVAADEQEIPVTLADRPVRITLLRAWRSMGFWQRTRLSAELLASVFSDAELSEEDLRRLKSRDMLNELMSEMAGQLPTLKRVLIDERDLYLADRIRDSEGQTVVAIVGAGHLEGIVQTLHDKPDVDLEEISKIPAPSPWGRVIAWGIPTLIVAAIITIGVTKGSSVAGQNLGYWVLANGIPSALGALLALAHPFTIIAAFLAAPLTSLNPAIGAGYVTGLVQTWVSPPQVKDFQTVVDDASRFSMWWKNRVLRVILATILPMFGSVLGTFVGGWHIFQNLFGGS, encoded by the coding sequence ATGGTACGCGTCCTCGATCTGGATGGGCGACGGATCGTCCTGGTCGGGACGGCCCATGTTTCCCGGGAGTCCACCGAGCTGGTTCGCAAGGTGATCGATGCCGAGCGGCCGGATCGAGTCTGTGTCGAGTTGGACGAGCAGCGGTATCAGGCCCTCTCCAAACGGAAGAAGTGGGAGAGCCTCGACCTCAAGCAGCTGATCCGTCAGAAGCAGATGTCGACGCTACTGGTCAACCTGCTCCTGGCGTCGTTTCAAAAGAAGCTCGGCGACGAGCTGGGTGTCCCGCCGGGAACCGAGTTGCTCGAGGCGACCGTCGCGGCGGACGAGCAGGAGATCCCCGTCACCCTGGCCGATCGCCCCGTCCGCATTACGTTGCTACGCGCCTGGCGCTCGATGGGATTCTGGCAACGCACCCGTCTCTCGGCCGAGCTCCTGGCGTCGGTCTTTTCGGACGCGGAGTTGTCGGAAGAGGATCTGCGGCGTCTCAAGAGCCGCGACATGCTGAACGAATTGATGTCCGAGATGGCGGGTCAGCTACCGACTCTCAAGCGGGTCCTGATCGACGAGCGCGACCTCTATCTGGCCGATCGAATCCGGGACTCCGAGGGACAGACCGTCGTCGCCATCGTCGGCGCGGGTCATCTGGAAGGGATCGTCCAGACGCTCCACGACAAACCGGACGTCGATCTGGAAGAGATCTCGAAGATCCCCGCTCCCAGTCCGTGGGGTCGCGTCATCGCGTGGGGCATCCCCACGCTGATCGTCGCGGCGATCATCACGATCGGTGTCACGAAGGGCTCGAGCGTCGCGGGCCAGAACCTGGGTTACTGGGTGCTGGCCAACGGCATTCCTTCGGCGCTAGGGGCTCTTCTGGCGCTGGCCCACCCGTTCACCATCATCGCGGCGTTTCTCGCCGCACCGCTGACCAGTCTCAACCCGGCCATCGGTGCCGGCTATGTGACGGGTCTGGTACAGACGTGGGTCTCGCCCCCACAGGTGAAGGACTTTCAGACGGTCGTGGACGACGCGTCGCGGTTCTCCATGTGGTGGAAGAACCGCGTGTTACGCGTCATCCTGGCGACCATCCTGCCGATGTTCGGAAGTGTCCTCGGCACCTTCGTCGGTGGCTGGCATATCTTCCAGAACCTCTTCGGTGGTTCCTGA
- a CDS encoding divalent-cation tolerance protein CutA: MTTNPSAFRLILTTAGTATQARDLARTLVTAKVAACVNVLPGMCSHYHWQGELQEEAEVLLLIKTTADNVDEVQRLLTEHHTYDLPEFLVVHIDDGEPRYLSWLAEQCSSGPAS, from the coding sequence GTGACGACAAACCCATCCGCCTTCCGATTGATCCTCACGACGGCCGGAACGGCCACGCAGGCCCGAGATCTCGCGCGGACCCTCGTCACCGCGAAGGTCGCGGCGTGTGTCAACGTGCTCCCGGGAATGTGCTCCCACTACCACTGGCAGGGTGAACTTCAGGAAGAGGCCGAGGTGCTGCTGTTGATCAAGACGACCGCGGACAACGTGGACGAGGTTCAGCGGCTGCTGACCGAGCACCACACCTACGACCTGCCGGAGTTTCTGGTGGTCCACATCGACGACGGCGAGCCTCGTTACCTGTCATGGCTTGCGGAGCAGTGCTCCAGCGGGCCGGCGAGCTAG
- a CDS encoding PLP-dependent aspartate aminotransferase family protein — MARSKGRGNKKNDQRPSTQVVHGGQEPDPLTGAVMQPVYLTSTYRQPGFNEGWPFDYARTINPTRSALERNLAVLEGGLEARCFASGMSAIHAVLQLLESGDHVIVSRNVYGGTYRLFEGLLRQFGLDFTWVDTRDLKAIEGALQPNTKMLYVETPTNPTLELTDLRRAAAISRKHRLRFVVDNTFMSPMLQRPLDLGADIVVHSTTKFLNGHSDSIGGAVISTDKKDAERLSWLQNSIGAILSPMDSFLILRGIKTLSLRMERHEASARKISAWMDADPRIEHVVYPGLKHHPQHRLARRQMKGFGGMISFDLKTQARAKKFLDRLQLCALAESLGGVESLVSHPASMTHGAVPAADRKRIGVTDGLCRISVGVEDVDDLLDDLDRALGSKRRR; from the coding sequence ATGGCAAGGTCGAAGGGACGCGGCAACAAGAAGAACGACCAGCGACCGTCGACCCAGGTGGTCCACGGCGGACAGGAGCCCGATCCGCTGACCGGCGCGGTCATGCAACCGGTCTACCTGACGTCCACCTATCGGCAGCCCGGATTCAACGAGGGGTGGCCGTTCGACTACGCGCGGACGATCAACCCGACCCGTAGCGCGCTCGAGCGAAACCTGGCCGTCCTCGAGGGCGGTCTCGAGGCCCGCTGCTTCGCGTCGGGCATGTCCGCGATCCACGCCGTCCTGCAACTCCTGGAGTCCGGCGATCATGTCATCGTCTCGCGGAATGTCTACGGCGGAACGTATCGACTGTTCGAGGGGCTGCTGCGGCAGTTCGGTCTGGACTTCACGTGGGTCGATACGCGGGACCTGAAGGCCATCGAGGGTGCGCTGCAGCCCAACACCAAGATGCTGTACGTCGAGACACCCACCAACCCGACCCTGGAGTTGACGGACCTCAGGCGGGCCGCCGCGATCTCGCGCAAGCATCGCCTGCGCTTCGTCGTGGACAACACGTTCATGAGCCCGATGTTGCAGCGGCCGTTGGACCTCGGCGCGGACATCGTGGTCCATTCCACGACCAAGTTTCTCAACGGCCACAGCGACAGCATCGGCGGTGCCGTCATCAGCACCGACAAGAAGGACGCCGAACGGCTGAGCTGGCTGCAGAACAGCATCGGCGCCATCCTCTCACCAATGGACAGCTTCCTGATCCTTCGCGGGATCAAGACCCTCTCGCTGCGGATGGAGCGACACGAGGCCAGCGCACGCAAGATCTCCGCGTGGATGGATGCCGACCCGCGGATCGAGCATGTGGTCTATCCCGGCCTGAAGCATCATCCCCAGCATCGCCTGGCCCGTCGGCAGATGAAGGGCTTCGGCGGCATGATCTCGTTCGACCTGAAGACCCAGGCCCGCGCCAAGAAGTTCCTCGATCGACTGCAACTCTGCGCGTTGGCCGAGAGTCTCGGTGGCGTCGAGTCCCTGGTCTCTCATCCGGCTTCGATGACCCACGGAGCGGTTCCCGCCGCCGATCGCAAGCGGATAGGTGTGACGGACGGGCTCTGCCGGATCTCCGTCGGCGTCGAGGATGTGGACGATCTGCTGGACGATCTGGATCGGGCGCTCGGCTCCAAGCGCCGACGCTAG
- a CDS encoding septum formation initiator family protein, whose translation MSTRDDEQKNAPPARFNRRLIPMALVGLFLAGSLSAIFGDDGYLELGRLRRACRNVQGELDRQEVRNATLARDIQRLQNEPSARERIARERLGYGRDGEVQFLLPRAARSGTDHAPTAARPLGPSALRGNP comes from the coding sequence ATGAGTACAAGAGACGACGAACAAAAGAACGCCCCACCGGCGCGATTCAATCGCCGCCTGATTCCGATGGCGCTCGTCGGGCTGTTCCTTGCGGGGTCGTTGTCCGCGATCTTCGGGGACGACGGTTACCTCGAGCTGGGTCGCCTCCGACGTGCCTGTCGAAACGTTCAGGGCGAACTGGATCGGCAGGAGGTGCGGAACGCGACCCTCGCCCGGGATATCCAGAGGCTGCAGAACGAGCCCTCGGCCCGCGAGCGGATCGCCCGCGAACGGCTGGGTTACGGGCGCGACGGCGAGGTCCAGTTTCTGCTACCGCGGGCCGCGCGTAGTGGGACGGATCATGCCCCTACCGCAGCACGCCCGCTGGGTCCGTCAGCACTCCGTGGGAACCCTTGA